The proteins below come from a single Cylindrospermopsis raciborskii Cr2010 genomic window:
- the devC gene encoding ABC transporter permease DevC, which yields MLQKIPLSWLQLTREKTRLAVALSGIAFADILMFMQLGFRDALYYSNVRMHSSLKGDIVIINNQSNAVLAMKPFSSRRLYKALDAPSVSSVHPIYLDYTSWKNPVTGRSRSILTFGFNPEYNVFDLPGVSNNIDKLKLPDVVLFDRSSRVEYGPIASDFDQGKTVTAEIKRRRVQVVGLFTLGASFGADGNLITSDVNFLRIFRNRQLGLIDIGLVRIKPGADVNQVATYLRGYLPPDVNVLTKQEFIDFERNYWATSTAIGFIFTLGTIMGFIVGTVIVYQILYTEVTDHLSEYATLKAIGYTQNYLLSVILQEAFMLAILGYVPGFFSVLFLYQVAKNATLLPVMMSYGRAIMVLILTIIMCFISGAIAIRKLRSADPADIF from the coding sequence ATGTTACAGAAAATACCTCTATCTTGGCTACAACTAACAAGAGAAAAAACTCGCCTAGCTGTGGCTTTATCAGGTATTGCTTTTGCTGATATTTTGATGTTTATGCAGTTAGGTTTTCGAGATGCATTATATTATAGTAATGTGAGAATGCACAGCAGTTTAAAGGGCGATATTGTAATTATTAATAATCAATCTAATGCTGTGTTGGCCATGAAACCTTTTTCCTCGCGACGGCTATATAAGGCTTTAGATGCACCCAGTGTTTCGTCTGTTCATCCTATCTATTTAGATTATACTAGCTGGAAAAATCCAGTTACTGGTCGTTCCCGCAGTATTCTGACTTTTGGATTTAATCCAGAATATAATGTTTTTGATTTACCAGGAGTCTCTAACAATATTGATAAATTAAAACTTCCTGATGTGGTATTATTTGACCGTTCTTCCAGAGTAGAATATGGTCCAATTGCTAGTGATTTCGACCAGGGTAAAACTGTTACAGCAGAGATTAAAAGACGACGGGTTCAAGTAGTGGGATTATTTACTTTGGGTGCATCCTTTGGAGCAGATGGTAATTTAATTACTAGTGATGTGAATTTCTTGAGGATATTTCGTAATCGTCAACTGGGATTAATTGATATTGGGTTAGTCCGCATTAAACCAGGAGCAGATGTTAATCAAGTTGCCACCTATTTGCGAGGCTATTTACCACCAGATGTGAATGTTTTAACTAAGCAGGAATTTATAGATTTTGAAAGAAACTATTGGGCAACTAGTACTGCTATCGGGTTTATTTTTACTTTGGGGACAATCATGGGATTTATTGTGGGAACTGTGATTGTTTATCAAATTCTTTATACGGAGGTAACAGATCATCTATCAGAATATGCCACTCTTAAAGCTATAGGTTACACCCAAAACTATCTATTAAGTGTGATTTTACAAGAGGCTTTCATGTTGGCAATTTTAGGCTATGTCCCTGGCTTTTTTTCCGTTCTATTCCTTTACCAGGTCGCTAAAAATGCCACACTTTTACCAGTAATGATGAGCTACGGTCGAGCAATCATGGTATTGATATTAACTATTATTATGTGTTTTATTTCCGGAGCTATTGCCATTAGAAAGTTACGCTCGGCCGATCCAGCAGATATTTTTTAA
- a CDS encoding DevA family ABC transporter ATP-binding protein, whose protein sequence is MNYKKPVISVKNLNHYYGKGILKRQILFDINLDVYSGEIVIMTGPSGSGKTTLLSLIGGLRSVQEGSLKFLGKELLAARQDQLVQIRRNIGYIFQAHNLLGFLTARQNVQMAVELNDNISPLQAMKKSTTMLEAVGLGSRINYYPDNLSGGQKQRIAIARALVNHPPLVLADEPTAALDKQSGRDVVEIMQRLAKEQGTAILLVTHDNRILDIADRILEMEDGLLTRDSSTIT, encoded by the coding sequence ATGAATTATAAGAAACCAGTAATCTCTGTTAAAAATCTTAACCACTACTATGGTAAGGGAATCCTCAAAAGGCAAATTCTCTTTGACATCAATCTGGATGTATATTCGGGAGAAATTGTCATTATGACTGGTCCTTCAGGTTCAGGTAAAACTACTTTATTAAGTCTCATTGGTGGTTTACGCTCGGTTCAAGAGGGTAGTCTCAAGTTTTTGGGCAAGGAATTATTGGCAGCTCGTCAAGATCAATTGGTACAAATTAGACGCAATATCGGGTACATTTTTCAAGCACACAATTTATTGGGTTTCTTAACTGCTAGACAAAATGTGCAAATGGCAGTGGAATTAAATGATAATATTTCTCCACTCCAGGCTATGAAAAAATCAACTACCATGCTGGAAGCAGTTGGTCTGGGTTCACGAATTAACTATTATCCCGATAATTTATCGGGGGGGCAAAAACAAAGAATTGCTATCGCCCGTGCTTTAGTCAATCATCCCCCCCTCGTTTTGGCTGATGAACCTACAGCGGCGCTAGATAAACAGTCCGGACGTGATGTGGTAGAAATTATGCAGCGCTTGGCTAAGGAACAAGGTACTGCTATTCTACTGGTTACCCATGATAATCGCATCCTCGATATAGCTGATCGCATTCTAGAAATGGAAGATGGTTTATTGACCCGCGACTCCTCCACCATAACTTAA
- a CDS encoding glycerate kinase, with the protein MSNSWLSQVSLASLLAGEREHWQVLAQEVRTWEAGAKLFGITPENVNQVVEERLSLLRCVFPDFKQLCENNLQIPTQTMLQALWDLWLPLGVKIASSRKSLGRPMIQGILGPQGTGKTTMCQILNLVLRHLGYSSLSLSLDDLYKTHSDRVKLREQDPRLIWRGPPGTHDIHLGLSLLDQILQNKFPVTVPRFDKSALCGIGDRTTPEIIDQVDIVLFEGWFVGVLPIDPETFTNAPAPIITPEDQAFARHRNQQLGAYVPLWQKIDSLIILKPTDYRFSLKWRKEAEHKMIAAGFSGMNDGQIEEFVKYFWRSLHPELFMELLIKSPPKSLPVDLVIEVKEDHSLSYGGGVAGQ; encoded by the coding sequence ATGAGCAACAGTTGGCTCAGTCAGGTCTCACTGGCAAGTTTACTTGCGGGTGAAAGGGAACATTGGCAAGTTTTAGCACAAGAAGTTAGGACATGGGAAGCTGGGGCAAAGCTATTTGGCATTACCCCTGAGAATGTAAACCAGGTTGTGGAAGAGCGATTATCTCTTCTTAGGTGTGTTTTTCCGGATTTTAAGCAACTGTGCGAAAATAACCTGCAAATACCCACCCAAACCATGTTACAGGCATTATGGGACTTATGGCTACCCCTGGGGGTAAAAATTGCCTCGAGCAGAAAAAGTTTAGGGAGGCCTATGATTCAGGGGATTTTAGGTCCCCAGGGCACGGGTAAAACCACAATGTGCCAGATCCTCAACCTGGTTCTCCGACACTTGGGATACTCTAGTTTAAGTCTATCATTGGATGATTTATATAAAACTCACAGCGATCGCGTGAAGTTAAGAGAGCAAGACCCCCGATTGATTTGGCGAGGTCCACCAGGAACCCACGATATTCACCTAGGTTTAAGCCTACTGGATCAGATTCTCCAAAACAAGTTTCCCGTGACAGTTCCCCGTTTTGATAAATCCGCCCTTTGTGGAATAGGCGATCGCACTACCCCAGAAATAATAGATCAAGTTGATATAGTGTTATTTGAAGGTTGGTTTGTGGGGGTGTTACCCATAGACCCAGAAACATTTACTAATGCACCAGCACCGATTATCACCCCAGAAGATCAGGCTTTTGCCCGTCATAGGAACCAGCAGTTAGGAGCTTATGTACCTCTGTGGCAAAAAATAGATAGTTTAATAATACTTAAACCAACTGATTACAGATTTTCTTTAAAGTGGCGTAAAGAAGCAGAACATAAAATGATTGCTGCGGGTTTTTCAGGTATGAACGATGGACAAATAGAAGAATTTGTCAAGTATTTTTGGCGATCATTACATCCAGAATTATTTATGGAGCTCTTAATAAAATCACCCCCAAAATCATTGCCAGTAGATTTGGTAATAGAAGTTAAGGAGGATCATTCATTAAGTTATGGTGGAGGAGTCGCGGGTCAATAA
- a CDS encoding DUF565 domain-containing protein: protein MQNTRLNNLLDTIATNVAQWFMNPWRRLCLLLISWLFGFFLGSVVSTTAGQQAQLDIWAAAVLVLLTEVASRLFYSRGFFSQRAIWVESLNWLKIGLIYSLFLEAFKLGS from the coding sequence ATGCAGAATACTCGTCTTAACAATTTGTTAGATACCATTGCCACAAATGTGGCACAATGGTTCATGAACCCTTGGCGACGATTATGTCTGTTGTTGATTAGTTGGCTATTTGGTTTTTTTTTGGGATCAGTAGTTTCCACCACCGCAGGACAACAAGCTCAACTGGATATATGGGCCGCTGCTGTCTTGGTTTTACTGACGGAAGTTGCCAGCAGATTGTTCTATAGTCGTGGGTTTTTTTCTCAACGAGCCATTTGGGTCGAATCCCTCAATTGGCTCAAGATTGGTTTAATATATAGTCTGTTTTTAGAGGCCTTCAAATTAGGTTCCTAG